One stretch of Candidatus Aminicenantes bacterium DNA includes these proteins:
- a CDS encoding pitrilysin family protein translates to MSRRPLRRAAGPALAALLGLASALFPSARANSSDLLTPSLHVDQLDNGLKVVSLPLDDPNVVVFATIIRAGGRNETDPGSEGLARLLERLTARGPLRSPRAFDAELLVRLGARTAGFVADDATVRTIVFGGRENLESVVRSEADRIVNLEIDAETLPSEAAALAEEAAVKAAGGPEARLEEALRRTAFAAHPYGRPLFGTRSEMSSLPERIAAGQQFKKRAYAPDNVVLLAAGDVAPGRLLELARKYYGSWEKSNFEFTVPAEPLPDKPRRVRVAWDVPTRARLSIGFRVPAFSDQAPDKAALDLLASVAFSSSSPLYDRIVRREKLCLTLEAAAADRRDPYLLIVNASAAAETDLAQIEKAILAEIERLKTELVPPQALTAAKAGRRNALQLAMETTEGRAAVLSRFIALTGDSESLGRINGLYERISPAELREAARRYLKTATTATLALGPPPEPAAPQEPAAKESRR, encoded by the coding sequence ATGAGCCGACGCCCTCTCCGGCGCGCCGCCGGCCCGGCCCTGGCCGCGCTCCTGGGGCTCGCTTCCGCCCTCTTCCCTTCGGCCCGGGCGAACAGTTCCGATCTCCTCACCCCGTCTCTCCATGTCGATCAGCTCGATAACGGCCTCAAGGTCGTATCGCTGCCGCTCGACGATCCCAACGTCGTCGTCTTCGCCACGATCATCCGGGCGGGCGGGCGCAACGAGACGGACCCAGGCAGCGAGGGCTTGGCCCGCCTTCTGGAGCGCTTGACAGCCCGAGGCCCCTTGCGCTCCCCCCGCGCCTTCGATGCCGAGCTCCTGGTCCGGCTGGGAGCCCGGACGGCGGGATTCGTCGCGGACGACGCCACGGTCAGAACGATCGTCTTCGGCGGCCGGGAAAATCTGGAAAGTGTCGTCCGGAGTGAGGCCGATCGGATCGTCAATCTCGAGATCGACGCCGAGACGCTGCCGTCGGAAGCCGCCGCCTTGGCCGAAGAAGCGGCGGTCAAAGCCGCCGGCGGACCGGAGGCCCGGTTGGAGGAAGCCCTCCGCCGAACGGCGTTCGCGGCCCATCCTTACGGCCGCCCGCTTTTCGGAACCCGGTCCGAGATGTCGTCCCTGCCCGAGAGAATCGCCGCCGGCCAACAGTTCAAAAAGCGGGCCTACGCCCCCGACAACGTCGTCCTCCTGGCCGCCGGCGACGTGGCGCCCGGACGCCTCTTGGAGCTGGCCCGGAAATACTACGGCAGCTGGGAGAAATCGAACTTCGAGTTCACGGTTCCCGCCGAGCCGCTCCCGGACAAACCCCGACGGGTCCGGGTCGCCTGGGATGTTCCGACCAGAGCCCGCCTGTCAATCGGCTTCCGCGTTCCCGCGTTCTCGGATCAGGCGCCCGACAAAGCGGCGCTCGACCTATTGGCCTCCGTTGCCTTCTCGTCGTCATCGCCGCTTTACGATCGAATCGTCCGCCGGGAGAAGCTGTGCCTGACCCTCGAGGCCGCGGCCGCCGATCGCCGGGACCCGTATCTTCTGATCGTGAATGCCTCCGCCGCGGCCGAGACGGACCTGGCGCAAATCGAGAAGGCGATTCTGGCCGAAATCGAGCGCCTCAAGACCGAGCTCGTCCCGCCGCAGGCTTTAACGGCCGCCAAGGCCGGCCGGCGAAACGCCCTGCAGCTGGCGATGGAAACGACGGAAGGTCGGGCCGCCGTCTTATCCCGATTCATCGCCCTGACCGGCGACTCCGAAAGCCTCGGCCGGATAAACGGTCTGTATGAGCGGATCAGCCCGGCCGAGCTGCGCGAAGCCGCACGCCGATATCTCAAGACCGCAACGACCGCGACCCTGGCGCTTGGGCCGCCGCCCGAGCCGGCCGCCCCGCAGGAGCCGGCGGCGAAGGAAAGCCGCCGATGA
- a CDS encoding pyridoxal-dependent decarboxylase — protein MDLTQFRKSGHEFIEWVAEYLETIEKRPVRSSVKPGEIASHLPLEPPEAGEPVHSIFNDFNNLILPGITHWQHPNWHGYFPANNSPESILAELLTAGLGVQGMSWQTSPAATELEERVLEWLRKMIGLPDGFSGVIQDTASTATLCALLSARERATGFESNEKGLRRPLIVYASSETHSSLEKGVKIAGYGRENLRLVAVDRDFAMIPEALEAAIVRDREAGLQPAFVAATLGTTSSTAVDPLGPIGEITVRHGLWLHVDAAYAGTAAVCPENRWILDGAERMDSFVFNPHKWMLTNFDCSAYFVKDPGALIRTFEIHPEYLKTGVDPYVKNYRDWGVPLGRRFRALKLWFVIRSYGVKGLRDFVREHQRLARTFRGWVEAEPGFEVLAPSPFGLVCFRRNDGRDEAGLTRLNRAVMEDLNASGRMFLTHTVLDGRFALRMVVGARLTEERHVRQAWDWIREAAARV, from the coding sequence ATGGATTTGACCCAGTTCCGAAAGAGCGGCCACGAATTCATCGAATGGGTCGCCGAATACCTGGAAACGATCGAAAAACGGCCCGTTCGCTCGTCCGTCAAGCCGGGCGAGATCGCCTCCCACCTGCCCCTGGAGCCGCCGGAGGCTGGGGAACCAGTCCACTCTATTTTCAATGATTTCAATAATTTAATTCTTCCCGGGATCACCCACTGGCAACACCCCAATTGGCACGGCTATTTCCCGGCCAACAACAGCCCGGAATCCATCCTGGCCGAGCTCCTGACGGCCGGGCTGGGGGTCCAGGGGATGAGCTGGCAGACGTCGCCGGCCGCGACCGAGCTGGAAGAAAGGGTCTTGGAGTGGCTGAGGAAGATGATCGGCTTGCCTGATGGGTTTTCGGGCGTCATTCAGGACACGGCCTCGACCGCGACCTTGTGCGCTCTCCTGTCGGCCCGCGAACGGGCCACCGGGTTCGAGTCCAACGAGAAGGGGCTGCGGCGGCCCTTGATCGTCTACGCTTCCTCCGAAACGCATTCCAGCCTGGAAAAAGGGGTCAAGATCGCCGGCTACGGCCGTGAAAATCTGAGGTTGGTGGCCGTGGACCGAGATTTCGCCATGATCCCCGAGGCGCTCGAAGCGGCCATTGTCCGGGACCGGGAGGCCGGGCTTCAGCCCGCCTTTGTCGCGGCCACCTTGGGCACGACCTCGTCGACCGCCGTCGATCCGCTAGGCCCAATCGGCGAGATCACCGTTCGGCACGGCCTCTGGCTGCACGTGGACGCCGCTTATGCCGGGACGGCGGCTGTCTGCCCGGAGAACCGCTGGATTCTGGACGGCGCGGAGCGGATGGACTCGTTTGTCTTCAACCCGCATAAGTGGATGCTGACCAACTTCGACTGCTCGGCCTATTTTGTCAAGGATCCCGGCGCCTTGATCCGGACGTTCGAGATCCACCCCGAGTATCTCAAGACCGGGGTCGATCCCTATGTCAAAAACTATCGCGACTGGGGCGTCCCGCTCGGCCGGCGGTTCCGGGCCCTCAAGCTGTGGTTCGTCATCCGGTCGTACGGGGTGAAAGGCCTGCGGGACTTCGTCCGCGAACACCAGCGCTTGGCCCGGACGTTCCGCGGCTGGGTCGAAGCCGAGCCCGGCTTCGAGGTCCTGGCCCCCTCGCCCTTCGGGCTGGTCTGTTTCCGCCGCAACGACGGGCGCGACGAGGCGGGGCTGACGCGGCTGAACCGGGCCGTGATGGAAGATCTCAACGCATCCGGCCGGATGTTTCTGACCCACACCGTCCTTGACGGCCGGTTCGCACTGCGCATGGTGGTTGGAGCCCGTTTGACCGAAGAGCGCCACGTCCGGCAGGCTTGGGACTGGATCCGCGAGGCCGCGGCCCGGGTCTAA
- a CDS encoding radical SAM protein, with product MKGEPPKALIYGPVPSRRLGYSLGLDILPFKTCSMDCIYCQLGAYGRTTDRRREYVPVRAVLAQIRGALASGARIDAITFSGSGEPTLHAGIGRIIAGIKRMTDVKVVVLTNSSTLAGRRNGRDLVQADIVVPSLDAVTDRIFAKVNRPHAGLTAEKIIDGLVRFRRRFKGRIWLEVMLVRGINDGPAHLRRLRAAIERIRPDRVQINTVVRPPAEKSARPLTAAELERVRIFLGPTAEIIADFSREKQPVPAPDASAAILAALKRRPMTAGDLSQSLGLVVEEVLALTRRLTVAGAIRKVAHSGNAYFEPAPTSKG from the coding sequence ATGAAAGGCGAACCGCCGAAAGCCCTCATCTACGGGCCAGTCCCCTCGCGCCGCTTGGGGTACTCGCTCGGTCTTGATATCCTGCCCTTCAAGACCTGCTCCATGGACTGCATTTACTGTCAGCTCGGCGCCTATGGCCGGACGACGGACCGCCGGCGGGAATATGTCCCGGTCCGGGCCGTGCTGGCCCAGATCCGCGGCGCCCTGGCCTCGGGAGCGAGGATCGACGCAATCACCTTCTCCGGCTCGGGGGAGCCGACCCTCCATGCGGGAATCGGCCGCATCATCGCGGGTATAAAAAGGATGACCGACGTCAAAGTGGTCGTTTTGACCAATTCCTCCACCCTGGCCGGACGGCGCAACGGCCGCGACCTCGTCCAAGCCGACATCGTCGTACCGTCCCTGGACGCCGTCACCGACCGCATCTTCGCCAAGGTCAACCGCCCGCATGCCGGGTTGACGGCTGAGAAGATCATCGACGGGCTGGTCCGGTTTCGCCGCCGCTTCAAAGGCCGGATCTGGCTCGAAGTCATGCTGGTCCGAGGGATCAACGACGGGCCGGCCCATCTGCGCCGGCTGCGGGCGGCGATCGAACGCATCCGGCCGGACCGCGTCCAGATCAACACCGTCGTTCGCCCCCCGGCCGAGAAGAGCGCCCGCCCCCTAACGGCGGCCGAGCTCGAGCGCGTGCGGATCTTCCTAGGGCCGACGGCCGAGATCATCGCCGATTTCTCCCGCGAGAAGCAGCCTGTCCCCGCCCCGGACGCTTCGGCCGCCATTTTGGCCGCCCTGAAGCGCCGGCCCATGACCGCCGGGGACCTGTCCCAGTCGCTCGGCCTGGTTGTGGAGGAAGTCCTGGCCCTGACCCGGCGCCTGACCGTGGCCGGGGCGATCCGTAAGGTCGCACACTCGGGCAACGCGTATTTCGAACCCGCGCCGACATCCAAGGGATAA
- a CDS encoding branched-chain amino acid transaminase has product MLDTSQFPKAKAIWYQGKFHDWSELTLHSMTHALHYGTSVFEGIRAYPTAKGTAVFRLPEHIDRFLYSASVIKMKPPYGKDEIIAHVKATIRQNGLESCYIRPLLFYSYGNLGLVPKASPVELVIAAWEWGAYLGEKAAAGVSVYLLPWRRVHHSQLDMKAKLGGTYVQSTICGLEARDRGCDEAVFLNLEGRIAEGPGENIFVVKDGVVKTNSRQESILEGITRTSVLEIAADLGYKTAIGPIMKDELIGADEAFFTGTAVEVVPIVRLTDGSNGGTPRPAEAIGTGQAGEVCGRIRSTYLDLVRGRHPRYEKWLTYLSE; this is encoded by the coding sequence ATGCTAGACACGAGCCAATTCCCCAAGGCCAAAGCGATTTGGTACCAGGGGAAATTCCACGACTGGTCGGAGCTCACGCTTCACTCCATGACCCACGCCCTGCACTACGGGACGTCGGTTTTCGAGGGGATCCGGGCCTATCCCACGGCCAAAGGGACCGCCGTTTTCCGGCTGCCCGAACACATCGACCGTTTCCTCTACTCGGCCTCCGTGATCAAGATGAAGCCGCCCTACGGCAAGGACGAGATCATCGCTCACGTCAAAGCCACGATCCGGCAAAATGGCTTGGAATCCTGTTACATTCGGCCGCTGCTCTTTTATTCCTATGGCAACCTCGGGCTCGTTCCCAAAGCCTCGCCGGTCGAGCTCGTCATCGCCGCCTGGGAATGGGGCGCCTACCTGGGGGAGAAAGCCGCGGCGGGCGTTTCCGTATACCTCCTGCCTTGGCGGCGGGTCCATCACAGCCAGCTCGACATGAAGGCCAAGCTGGGCGGGACCTACGTCCAATCGACGATCTGCGGGCTGGAAGCCCGCGACAGGGGTTGCGACGAGGCCGTCTTCCTGAACCTCGAGGGCCGCATCGCCGAGGGTCCCGGCGAAAACATCTTCGTCGTCAAGGACGGGGTGGTCAAGACCAACTCCCGGCAAGAGTCCATCCTCGAAGGAATCACCCGCACGAGCGTGCTCGAAATTGCGGCCGATCTCGGATACAAGACCGCGATCGGCCCGATCATGAAGGACGAGCTCATCGGCGCGGACGAGGCCTTCTTCACCGGGACGGCGGTCGAGGTCGTGCCCATCGTCCGGCTGACCGACGGCTCCAACGGCGGAACGCCGCGGCCCGCCGAGGCCATCGGGACGGGCCAGGCCGGAGAGGTCTGCGGCCGGATCCGATCGACCTATCTCGATCTCGTCCGCGGCCGTCATCCTCGCTACGAGAAGTGGCTGACGTACCTCTCGGAATGA
- the queF gene encoding preQ(1) synthase, with translation MKRMSDKEAAAGLDARLPVIETFPNQFPDYEIRIEIPEFTSVCPKTGQPDFGTITIRYIPRARCLELKSLKEYVLAYRNLGIFYENAVNRILEDVVKACRPVRAAVTGEFSPRGGIMSVVEARHPRSRRLAGE, from the coding sequence ATGAAGCGAATGAGCGATAAGGAAGCCGCCGCCGGGCTGGATGCCCGGCTCCCGGTCATCGAGACATTTCCCAACCAGTTCCCCGACTACGAGATCCGGATCGAGATTCCGGAGTTCACCTCGGTCTGCCCCAAGACGGGACAGCCCGACTTCGGTACCATCACCATCCGCTACATCCCCCGGGCCCGCTGCCTGGAGCTCAAGTCGCTCAAGGAATACGTTCTGGCCTACCGCAACTTGGGGATTTTCTATGAGAACGCCGTCAACCGTATCCTGGAGGATGTGGTCAAGGCCTGCCGCCCCGTGCGGGCCGCGGTGACGGGCGAGTTCAGCCCCCGGGGCGGGATCATGAGCGTCGTCGAGGCCCGGCATCCCCGGTCCCGTCGTCTGGCCGGAGAATAA
- a CDS encoding TonB-dependent receptor: MARAARIIPIILVLFLSLSLAGQEAKDQTVPPLRHEVVVSATRIETPVREIASAVTVLTRRELDRTSRTNILDVIQDGLGVSAVRNGGPGAASSVFLRGANSEHVLVLLDGVSLNDPMNPSRSFDLAHLSLDNVERIEILRGPQSTLYGSDALAGVVNIVSRRGAGKPSISLETSAGSYGTLHSSASAAGGAGRLAYSFGLSHILTRGFSAASTAFAGNTEPDGYRNLSLSGNLGWTISPSTEAGLALRIVDARSDIDGFGGTGGDDPNSRQDYRSQLVSARGRTLLFDGRWELKASASYLGAGRDNSNPVDALHPFDSETGRFRSRLFKIDAQNNLFLSPAQTLTFGGDWQREEGESSYRSESAWGPYDSAFPGRDAERAGVFAQDQLRLGGVFFATAGVRLDSHSRTGTSVTYRIAPALAIDATGTRFKATLGTGFKSPSLYQLFAPGTAWGPIGNDTLRPERSTGWDAGIEQALAGGRILAGLTWFRNDFRDLVDFDYSLGYINIGRARTEGLEAFARFQPSETVDLRLSYTRMNARDLDAGTALLRRPKDKAVVEAYWRPLRQWEIRVSAAYVGSRADRDYSVLDTPAVTLRDYFLADADLAFQAGPRTRLFLRLDNLFDERYETVFGYGTPRLSAYGGVRLGIGR; this comes from the coding sequence ATGGCTCGCGCCGCCCGCATCATCCCGATCATCCTCGTTCTCTTCTTGTCCCTCTCCCTCGCGGGGCAGGAAGCCAAAGATCAAACCGTCCCGCCGCTGCGCCACGAGGTGGTGGTTTCCGCAACACGAATCGAGACCCCGGTCCGGGAGATCGCCAGCGCCGTGACCGTCCTGACCCGCCGGGAGCTCGACCGGACCAGCCGGACGAATATTCTTGACGTTATCCAGGACGGCCTGGGCGTTTCCGCGGTTCGAAACGGCGGCCCGGGCGCGGCCTCGTCGGTGTTCCTGCGCGGCGCCAACTCCGAGCATGTCCTGGTGCTGCTCGACGGCGTCTCCCTCAACGACCCGATGAATCCCTCGCGTTCCTTCGACCTGGCCCACCTTTCGCTCGACAACGTCGAGCGGATCGAAATTCTGCGCGGCCCCCAAAGCACGCTCTACGGCTCGGACGCCCTGGCCGGTGTCGTCAACATCGTGTCCCGGCGCGGCGCCGGCAAGCCTTCGATCTCGCTTGAAACATCCGCGGGTTCTTACGGCACGCTGCACAGCTCCGCCTCGGCAGCGGGCGGCGCCGGCCGCCTCGCCTATTCTTTCGGCCTATCCCATATCCTGACCCGCGGCTTTTCGGCCGCCTCGACCGCGTTCGCAGGAAACACCGAGCCCGACGGATACCGAAACCTTTCGCTCTCCGGCAATCTGGGCTGGACTATCTCGCCCTCGACTGAGGCCGGCCTGGCCCTGCGGATCGTGGACGCCCGCTCGGACATCGACGGCTTCGGCGGGACGGGCGGGGACGATCCCAACAGCCGGCAGGATTACCGCTCCCAGCTCGTCAGCGCCCGCGGGCGGACGCTGCTCTTCGACGGCCGCTGGGAATTAAAAGCCTCGGCGTCCTACCTGGGGGCGGGCCGGGACAACAGCAACCCGGTCGACGCCCTGCACCCGTTCGATTCCGAGACGGGCCGCTTTCGCAGCCGCTTGTTTAAAATCGACGCGCAGAACAACCTCTTCCTCTCCCCCGCCCAGACCCTGACCTTCGGCGGCGATTGGCAGCGCGAGGAGGGCGAGTCCAGCTACCGGTCCGAGAGCGCCTGGGGCCCTTATGACAGCGCTTTCCCCGGCCGCGATGCCGAGCGGGCGGGTGTGTTCGCCCAGGATCAGCTCCGTCTCGGCGGTGTGTTCTTCGCCACCGCCGGCGTCCGCCTTGATTCACACAGCCGAACGGGGACGTCCGTGACTTACCGCATCGCCCCGGCCCTGGCCATCGACGCCACGGGGACGCGGTTCAAGGCAACGCTGGGGACGGGCTTCAAATCCCCATCGCTCTACCAATTGTTCGCGCCGGGCACGGCCTGGGGCCCGATCGGCAACGACACACTCCGCCCCGAACGGAGCACGGGCTGGGACGCGGGCATCGAACAGGCCTTGGCCGGCGGGCGCATCCTGGCCGGGCTGACCTGGTTCCGGAATGACTTCCGGGACTTGGTCGATTTCGACTACAGCCTCGGCTATATCAACATCGGCCGGGCCCGGACGGAAGGCTTGGAGGCGTTCGCCCGCTTCCAACCGTCGGAGACAGTCGACCTCCGTCTGTCATATACCCGAATGAACGCCCGCGACCTGGACGCGGGAACGGCGCTTCTGCGGCGGCCGAAGGATAAAGCCGTGGTCGAGGCCTATTGGCGGCCGCTCCGGCAATGGGAAATCCGGGTTTCCGCGGCTTATGTCGGGAGCCGGGCCGACCGGGATTATTCCGTCTTGGACACGCCGGCCGTGACGCTCCGCGATTACTTTCTCGCCGACGCCGACCTGGCTTTCCAAGCCGGCCCCCGTACCCGGCTCTTCCTGCGGCTGGACAATCTCTTCGATGAACGCTACGAAACCGTCTTCGGCTACGGCACGCCGCGGCTCTCGGCCTACGGCGGAGTCCGGCTGGGGATCGGAAGATAA
- a CDS encoding pitrilysin family protein, with the protein MSRRLFAPAFACALLGLLLGLTGCRRDDPQSLRLELLPFDGSPLVAVRVLVKVGSAVDPAGKEGLCRLTWRLLLEGGSRSRGPEEIAAALAPVGAGIRLDIDKEMSAFSATVRREDWAAFYSVLSELLLEPGFRENDFERLKASQLDALRESLAGGEDETLAGEILDRMIYAGQPYGHAEDGTLESVASLTIDEAKAFYLEHFVRGNIAIGLAGGYPTGSPESVKSDFLRLPVTFTPRLVLPPPHRPRGIEAVLAERPADGATIAMGIPVSLTAADEDFFALWVAAAHLGEPGFPASRLGRLGTASVGSSGLDCEATSASALPRRGCCFAIRLHPADQSAALFLVRQAARELRLLAEEGLPEERFDLVRDYLLHSLSLRSRTLGDRLARRMEAGILVRADVLEEARRILPRLSAGDIRAAVRKYVDPEAFFLAIVAKDASALRDGLLSGAAASLPEAARSAGGGAAEEIAAIQAYPLGIRPEAVRVVAAESLIHTAWPPGE; encoded by the coding sequence ATGAGCCGCCGCCTATTCGCCCCGGCTTTCGCCTGCGCACTTCTCGGGCTCCTCCTCGGGCTGACCGGCTGCCGGAGGGATGATCCCCAATCGCTCCGGCTCGAGCTGCTGCCGTTTGATGGAAGCCCCCTGGTCGCCGTCCGCGTCCTCGTCAAGGTCGGCTCGGCCGTCGATCCCGCCGGCAAGGAGGGCCTCTGCCGATTGACCTGGCGCCTCCTCCTCGAAGGCGGCAGCCGATCCCGCGGTCCGGAAGAGATCGCCGCCGCCTTGGCCCCCGTGGGCGCTGGGATTCGCCTCGATATCGACAAGGAAATGTCGGCCTTCTCGGCCACCGTCCGCCGTGAGGATTGGGCCGCCTTCTACTCGGTTTTAAGTGAACTCCTGCTCGAACCGGGCTTTCGGGAGAACGATTTCGAACGGCTGAAGGCGTCCCAGCTCGACGCGCTGCGCGAATCCCTGGCCGGAGGAGAAGACGAGACGCTAGCCGGAGAGATCCTCGACCGGATGATCTATGCCGGCCAGCCGTACGGCCACGCCGAGGACGGGACCCTGGAATCAGTGGCTTCGCTCACGATCGACGAAGCCAAAGCCTTTTACCTGGAGCATTTCGTCCGGGGCAACATCGCCATCGGGCTGGCCGGGGGCTATCCGACAGGATCGCCCGAGAGCGTCAAATCGGACTTCCTCAGGCTTCCGGTCACGTTCACGCCGCGCCTGGTGCTCCCCCCGCCGCATCGGCCCCGCGGCATCGAAGCCGTCCTGGCCGAGCGTCCGGCCGACGGCGCAACGATCGCGATGGGGATCCCGGTTTCCCTGACTGCGGCCGACGAGGACTTCTTCGCCCTTTGGGTGGCCGCGGCCCATCTCGGAGAGCCCGGGTTCCCCGCTTCGCGGCTGGGCCGGCTCGGGACGGCGTCGGTCGGATCTTCCGGCCTCGACTGCGAGGCGACCTCGGCGTCCGCTTTGCCGCGCCGCGGCTGCTGCTTCGCGATCCGCCTGCATCCGGCCGATCAATCCGCGGCGCTTTTCCTGGTCCGTCAGGCCGCGCGCGAGCTTCGCCTCCTGGCCGAAGAAGGCCTGCCCGAAGAACGCTTCGACCTCGTCCGGGACTATCTCCTTCATTCGCTCAGCCTGCGGAGCCGGACTCTCGGGGACCGGCTGGCCCGTCGCATGGAAGCCGGGATCCTCGTGCGCGCGGATGTGTTGGAGGAGGCCCGACGGATTCTGCCCCGGCTCTCGGCCGGCGACATCCGGGCCGCGGTTCGAAAATACGTCGACCCCGAGGCTTTCTTTCTCGCCATCGTCGCAAAAGACGCTTCCGCTTTGCGGGACGGGCTATTGAGCGGAGCGGCGGCTTCCCTTCCGGAGGCGGCTCGCTCCGCCGGCGGGGGCGCGGCGGAGGAAATCGCCGCCATCCAGGCCTATCCGCTTGGAATCCGTCCCGAGGCCGTGCGCGTCGTCGCCGCCGAAAGCCTCATCCATACGGCTTGGCCGCCCGGCGAATAA
- a CDS encoding DUF2961 domain-containing protein, whose amino-acid sequence MSIRLKKAVLRTAVVLAIMAVAAVAPAAQDLLRGLGRPQDFTSARVSSYDRSGGNKDSLTIPPGDTAVLADIKGPGAIHHIWVTIAAEAFYGRKLVLRMYWDGETAPSVEAPIGDFFGVGHGLNRNLASLPITNTSEGRARNCYWYMPYAKSARITVTNEGRGEVPAFYYYVDYRTLPSLPEGTPTFHAQYRQEFPPQPGSNYLILDAEGRGHYVGCNLSVLQRGMGWWGEGDDMIFVDGEASPSLHGTGSEDYFSDAWGMRESQGLFYGCPLQEEDFQAGSKATVYRFHIPDPVAFKKSIRVTIEHGHANDRADFDSSTAYWYQAEPHKAFPALPAAAVRLPFALEPPDNFVLPTWRKAAGTDSAVYEDAGGTVKLKSAKLLSTLTAYYGPTGDRCPVLSTDGAGPGTQVELVFGVEIAEAYDLDLYLLKGPAMGDFEVAGCVSGAVRLKISPAVFKGYAAEREFAILPLKGLRLEPGQASLTLQVSGRDDAAAGSEIGLIGYRLAPTERKFLTEWNLSGPFDAPDMDSLTTVFPPENEIDLTASYAGKGGKPAGWKKLKIGANGFADLNQIIHPNEQVVVYAVGWVRAPEDMAAYLLLGSDDGVRVWINDELRHTNPAYRAVTTDQDKVAVRLKKGWNKVLLKILQGAGGFGFQARFADPDGKLVWSAEPPRN is encoded by the coding sequence ATGTCGATCCGCCTGAAGAAAGCCGTTCTGCGAACCGCCGTCGTGCTTGCGATCATGGCCGTCGCCGCCGTCGCCCCGGCCGCCCAGGATCTCCTGCGGGGCCTGGGGCGCCCGCAGGATTTCACATCGGCCCGCGTCTCCTCCTACGACCGGAGCGGAGGGAATAAAGACTCCCTGACCATTCCGCCGGGCGACACGGCCGTGCTGGCCGACATCAAAGGCCCCGGCGCGATCCACCACATCTGGGTGACCATCGCCGCGGAGGCGTTTTACGGCCGCAAGCTGGTCCTGCGCATGTACTGGGACGGCGAGACCGCTCCCTCGGTCGAAGCGCCGATCGGCGACTTCTTCGGCGTCGGCCACGGACTCAACCGCAACCTCGCCTCCCTGCCCATCACGAACACATCCGAAGGCCGGGCGCGTAACTGCTACTGGTATATGCCCTACGCCAAGTCGGCACGCATCACGGTAACCAACGAAGGCCGCGGCGAAGTCCCCGCCTTCTATTATTACGTCGACTACCGCACCCTCCCCTCCCTGCCGGAGGGGACGCCTACCTTCCACGCCCAGTACCGCCAGGAATTTCCGCCCCAGCCCGGGAGCAACTATCTCATCCTGGACGCCGAGGGCCGCGGCCACTACGTCGGCTGCAACCTGAGCGTCCTGCAGCGCGGCATGGGCTGGTGGGGCGAAGGCGACGACATGATCTTTGTGGACGGAGAGGCGTCCCCGTCGCTACACGGGACGGGCTCCGAAGACTATTTCTCCGACGCCTGGGGCATGCGCGAATCGCAGGGTCTCTTCTACGGATGTCCCCTGCAGGAAGAGGATTTCCAGGCCGGCTCCAAGGCCACAGTGTATCGGTTTCACATTCCCGATCCCGTCGCGTTCAAAAAGTCGATCCGGGTAACCATCGAGCACGGCCACGCCAACGACCGCGCCGATTTCGATTCGTCGACGGCCTACTGGTACCAAGCCGAGCCCCACAAGGCCTTTCCCGCCCTCCCCGCGGCGGCGGTTCGCCTGCCGTTCGCCCTGGAACCTCCGGACAATTTCGTGCTTCCCACCTGGCGCAAAGCCGCGGGAACGGACTCCGCCGTCTACGAGGACGCGGGCGGAACGGTCAAGCTCAAATCGGCCAAGCTTCTTTCCACCCTGACGGCCTATTACGGCCCGACGGGCGACAGGTGCCCGGTGCTTTCTACGGACGGCGCCGGACCGGGGACCCAAGTCGAGCTGGTCTTCGGCGTCGAGATCGCCGAGGCCTATGACCTCGACCTCTATCTTCTTAAGGGCCCGGCCATGGGCGATTTTGAAGTGGCCGGCTGCGTCAGCGGCGCGGTCCGGCTCAAGATATCGCCTGCCGTCTTCAAAGGCTATGCGGCGGAAAGGGAATTCGCGATCCTGCCGCTCAAGGGCTTGCGGCTCGAGCCAGGCCAAGCCAGCCTGACGCTCCAGGTGTCGGGCCGGGACGACGCCGCTGCCGGATCGGAGATCGGGCTGATCGGCTATCGTCTGGCCCCGACCGAACGGAAATTCCTGACCGAGTGGAACCTGTCCGGGCCTTTCGACGCCCCCGACATGGATTCGTTGACAACCGTCTTCCCGCCGGAGAACGAAATCGACTTGACCGCCTCATACGCCGGCAAAGGCGGGAAGCCGGCCGGCTGGAAAAAGCTCAAAATCGGGGCCAATGGATTCGCCGATCTGAATCAGATCATCCACCCGAACGAGCAGGTCGTGGTCTACGCCGTGGGCTGGGTCCGGGCGCCGGAAGACATGGCCGCGTATTTGTTGCTCGGAAGCGACGACGGCGTGAGGGTCTGGATCAACGACGAGCTCCGCCACACGAACCCGGCTTACCGGGCCGTGACCACGGATCAAGACAAGGTCGCGGTACGGCTGAAGAAAGGCTGGAACAAAGTCCTGCTCAAGATCCTGCAGGGAGCCGGCGGGTTCGGCTTTCAGGCCCGTTTCGCCGACCCGGACGGGAAGCTCGTCTGGAGCGCCGAGCCGCCCCGGAATTGA